The Microbulbifer sp. YPW1 genome contains a region encoding:
- a CDS encoding DUF4870 domain-containing protein encodes MEELKPWGLEKNTYLMLMHLSQLAGFCIPGAGFVLPIVMWAVNKDHSEEIDKHGKVILNWMISALIYSVVLFILVFVIVGIFGFFILLLLDIIFVVIGAVNASEGKLWKYPLSIQFFRIENP; translated from the coding sequence ATGGAAGAACTTAAGCCTTGGGGCCTAGAGAAGAATACCTATTTAATGCTTATGCATCTAAGTCAGCTGGCTGGGTTCTGTATCCCTGGCGCTGGATTTGTATTGCCGATCGTTATGTGGGCGGTTAATAAAGACCATTCCGAAGAAATTGATAAGCACGGTAAAGTCATTCTCAATTGGATGATTAGTGCGCTTATTTACTCGGTGGTTCTCTTTATCTTGGTGTTTGTAATTGTCGGAATTTTTGGATTTTTCATATTGTTGCTCTTGGATATCATTTTTGTAGTAATTGGGGCGGTTAACGCGAGCGAAGGAAAGCTCTGGAAGTACCCGT